One part of the Prochlorococcus marinus str. MIT 9313 genome encodes these proteins:
- a CDS encoding glutathione S-transferase family protein: MPAAASTKALDWQALAELTVPEADRINGPTNAQATLRLFGQSEKALRVTLYRDHHAWCPYCQKVWLWLEWKQIPYRIRKVTMRCYGQKEAWFKKKVPSGMLPALELDGRLITESDQILLALEHAFGPLGHRLEDPRTFKLRDLERQLFGAWCRWLCTARLNQRQEQAGREQFQIKARMMEQQLSAEQGPWLDPASNTPTSPCPGSADVVFIPYVERMNASLAYYKGFSLREEHPAIHKWFKALEELEVYRGTQGDFHTHAHDLPPQMGGCWVASNPKQQELAEAIDCGAGLAELETCWADPENSKTRPEGLALSRVLKHRKRLLELNPLGAIRFDQPLRATLTRMALGVSCSPDPGSARGLRYLRDRISVPRDMPLISARRLRQALEQTAQLDSPEMGDPIPIHDRFDQNPTPFLTS; encoded by the coding sequence ATGCCTGCTGCAGCGTCGACAAAAGCTCTTGACTGGCAGGCCTTAGCAGAGCTAACAGTGCCGGAGGCTGATCGAATCAATGGCCCCACCAATGCCCAAGCCACCTTGCGCCTGTTTGGGCAATCTGAAAAAGCTTTAAGGGTGACTCTTTATCGGGACCATCACGCCTGGTGCCCCTACTGCCAGAAGGTGTGGCTTTGGCTCGAATGGAAGCAGATCCCCTACAGGATTCGCAAAGTCACCATGCGCTGCTATGGGCAAAAGGAAGCCTGGTTCAAGAAAAAAGTGCCTTCAGGAATGCTTCCTGCCCTTGAGCTTGATGGTCGCTTGATTACGGAAAGTGATCAGATCTTGTTAGCTCTAGAGCATGCCTTTGGTCCTCTAGGTCATCGGTTGGAGGACCCGCGCACCTTTAAGTTGCGGGATCTGGAACGGCAACTGTTTGGAGCCTGGTGTCGGTGGCTTTGTACAGCTCGATTGAATCAGAGGCAGGAACAGGCTGGCCGAGAACAATTTCAGATCAAAGCCCGGATGATGGAACAGCAGCTGTCAGCAGAACAAGGACCTTGGCTGGATCCAGCTAGCAATACACCAACCAGCCCATGCCCAGGAAGCGCTGATGTGGTGTTTATCCCCTATGTAGAAAGGATGAATGCCTCATTGGCTTATTACAAAGGTTTCAGCCTGCGGGAAGAACATCCCGCCATCCACAAGTGGTTTAAGGCTCTCGAAGAATTGGAGGTGTATCGAGGTACGCAGGGTGACTTCCATACCCATGCCCACGACTTGCCACCTCAGATGGGTGGATGTTGGGTTGCATCTAATCCAAAACAACAAGAACTGGCAGAAGCTATTGATTGTGGTGCAGGCCTTGCGGAATTGGAAACCTGTTGGGCTGATCCCGAAAACTCAAAGACCCGGCCCGAGGGTCTTGCTCTGTCAAGGGTGTTGAAGCATCGCAAACGACTTTTGGAGCTCAACCCTCTTGGAGCTATTCGCTTTGATCAACCCTTAAGGGCCACGCTCACACGAATGGCTTTAGGGGTCTCTTGCTCACCAGATCCAGGAAGTGCTAGAGGATTGCGCTACCTCAGGGATCGCATCTCAGTCCCGCGAGACATGCCACTGATATCAGCTCGAAGGCTGCGTCAAGCCCTTGAACAAACAGCCCAGCTCGATAGCCCTGAGATGGGTGATCCAATTCCGATTCACGATCGCTTTGATCAGAATCCCACGCCTTTCTTGACGAGCTGA
- the gorA gene encoding glutathione-disulfide reductase, which yields MEHPFDLIVLGAGSGGLAAAKRAASHGAKVAIVEGDRVGGTCVIRGCVPKKLLVYGSLYREQLEVAPSFGVELSDAQINAGVLLANVRQEVDRLNTLHIDLLAKNGVELVTGWGSFTSPNSVAVSRNGAIDASQELHGDHILIAVGGRPHRPDIPGAELGWVSDDMFMQSSFPDRVVVVGAGFIACEFACILHGLGVEVIQLVRGDHLLRGFDRELSTAVQDGMQEKGIDLRFGENPAALKGQPGDLVLSTQSGERFSCGGVLLATGRRPFLQGLNLDAAGVVLEGRRISVDANQSTNIPHIFAVGDVTDRINLTPVAIDEGRAFADSVFGQKPRQVNHDLVASAVFSQPELATVGLTEEQSIDRYGKDQVKVYRARFRSMAQALPKRGPRCLLKLIVARNTDRILGCHMVGEHAAEIIQMAAIALGMGATKADFDRTMALHPTVSEEFVTMT from the coding sequence TTGGAGCATCCTTTTGATCTGATTGTGCTTGGTGCTGGCTCTGGTGGACTAGCCGCTGCTAAGCGAGCCGCAAGCCATGGTGCCAAGGTCGCCATCGTTGAAGGTGACCGTGTTGGAGGGACCTGCGTCATTCGCGGCTGTGTACCTAAGAAGCTGTTGGTGTACGGATCTCTTTATCGGGAACAGCTTGAAGTTGCCCCCAGTTTTGGAGTTGAGTTGAGTGATGCACAGATCAATGCGGGGGTGTTGCTAGCCAATGTGCGTCAGGAAGTGGATCGTCTCAATACTCTTCACATTGACCTGCTAGCCAAAAACGGTGTTGAGCTTGTGACCGGATGGGGGAGTTTTACGAGCCCAAACAGCGTGGCTGTCTCAAGGAACGGAGCCATCGATGCTTCACAGGAACTTCACGGCGATCACATTCTGATCGCGGTCGGTGGGCGTCCCCATCGTCCTGATATCCCAGGTGCGGAGTTGGGATGGGTTAGCGATGACATGTTCATGCAAAGCAGCTTCCCCGACCGAGTGGTGGTGGTGGGGGCTGGATTTATTGCCTGTGAATTTGCCTGCATCCTCCATGGCCTTGGCGTCGAGGTCATCCAACTGGTGCGAGGGGATCACTTGCTGCGTGGCTTTGATCGGGAGCTCTCCACTGCAGTACAGGATGGAATGCAGGAGAAAGGCATTGATCTTCGTTTTGGAGAAAACCCAGCCGCTCTAAAAGGCCAACCTGGCGATCTCGTCTTGTCAACCCAGAGTGGGGAACGCTTCTCTTGTGGGGGCGTTCTTCTTGCTACAGGACGACGACCTTTTTTGCAAGGACTCAACCTTGACGCTGCTGGGGTTGTTTTAGAAGGTCGACGTATTTCAGTGGATGCCAACCAATCCACAAATATCCCTCACATCTTTGCTGTTGGTGATGTAACAGACCGCATCAACCTCACCCCTGTGGCAATCGATGAGGGCAGGGCATTCGCCGACAGTGTTTTTGGACAGAAACCCCGCCAGGTCAATCATGACCTCGTTGCCAGTGCTGTCTTCAGCCAACCAGAGCTAGCCACAGTTGGGCTCACTGAAGAGCAGTCGATTGATCGCTATGGCAAAGATCAAGTCAAGGTCTACCGCGCCCGCTTCCGATCCATGGCTCAGGCCTTGCCGAAGCGAGGGCCCCGTTGTCTTCTCAAGTTAATTGTGGCACGCAACACTGATCGAATCCTTGGTTGTCACATGGTGGGGGAACATGCTGCCGAAATCATTCAGATGGCAGCGATTGCACTTGGAATGGGTGCTACAAAGGCAGACTTTGATCGCACCATGGCATTACATCCCACCGTTTCTGAGGAGTTTGTCACCATGACTTAG
- a CDS encoding DUF2808 domain-containing protein: MHLITSALAAAFLLFPIHSPALEINGQTSFVAVPTKAKLINYSSYAFEGGAKFYFVIELPQGAEAGLGGISLKQIRGVQPAFYYGPIQPKAFLGMPRQRGSSVPVSANFEDGNRSIAINFQEAVPPGSKVTVAFNVMTNPPAGLYVYSVSAIPWGPNPIPQDVGVVQMSVFSKRQF; the protein is encoded by the coding sequence ATGCATCTGATCACTTCAGCATTGGCTGCGGCGTTTTTGCTGTTCCCAATCCATTCGCCAGCGCTTGAGATCAATGGTCAGACATCTTTTGTGGCAGTGCCGACTAAGGCAAAACTAATTAACTACAGCAGCTATGCATTTGAAGGTGGAGCAAAATTCTATTTCGTGATCGAGTTACCACAAGGAGCAGAAGCTGGTCTCGGCGGAATCAGCTTAAAACAGATCCGCGGTGTCCAGCCTGCTTTCTATTACGGTCCTATTCAACCAAAGGCATTTTTAGGAATGCCACGTCAGCGTGGATCCTCCGTGCCGGTATCTGCCAATTTTGAGGACGGCAATCGATCGATCGCTATCAACTTTCAGGAAGCTGTTCCGCCCGGATCCAAGGTCACTGTGGCTTTCAATGTGATGACGAATCCACCCGCAGGCCTGTATGTTTATTCAGTTTCTGCTATCCCTTGGGGCCCTAATCCCATCCCCCAGGATGTAGGAGTTGTACAGATGAGTGTTTTCTCAAAAAGGCAATTCTGA